TAATAGTGGAAATCTTTTCTCAGGCCCTGTACACCGGATTAGTCATCTATGCTCCAGCTCTTGCACTAAATCAAAGTAAGTCTGTACATGGGCTATTGCAACAATTAGGAATAAAAAGGTGCCTGTGTTATTGTTGATTTGCGATATTTCACCTTTGCTGCAAACTCTCCGGTCTACCTCTTCTGGACAACAAATGTCTGGACAAACAAGGGTTTTTAAATATTGGCCGTACATAACTGTAACTTAGTAAACTGCAACCAGTTGATACAGTGTTCCGTCTAATTTCGTTATAATTATCTAGTTTGTCCTGAATAACCCTCAGAGGCTGTATACTACTAATACAGTAGCACCACTATATCTCTCGTGTTAAGATGTccacatgtgtttttgtttgaaattaAGGAAGTTCTTTGGTTGTGTCATGTTGCAAAAGATGGATAAATTTCAGAGACTTTGGCATGAAgtgattaaaactgacacactctgtacagcactttgtgcaaCGTCGTGATTGCtgttaaagtgctctataaattaattttgattgactgattgattgacaCATGTTGGTAAGTCTCAATAGGCTTATTTTGATATATGAAACACATTGGAgctttttttgttattactCAGTCACAGGACTTGATCTATGGGGAGTGCTGGTGGCTACAGGAGTGGTGTGCATCATCTACTGCACTTTGGTTGGTACTGCATATTTCAAAaagtattattagtagtagtttGTATTTCTGTGACTAAAAGCAGTAGTAGCAAATTATGGTTTCTATGACCAATTTTACACTTTGGTATCATCATCCACCTAACAGATCTGCTTGTGAAACTAATGCAAGTTATTCTCTGCTGATAATGAATAGTTggacacattttaacattacagTTATCCCCAGCTAGCACTAAACTGGAAAGGCTTTACAAAAGTACTTAACATGCTCTAAAATGGATATTGTTTCAGGGCGGACTGAAAGCTGTCATCTGGACAGATGTGATACAGATGGGGATCATGCTGGCAGGTTTTGTGGCTGTTATAACTAGAGGAGCTGTACTTCAGGGAGGCCTGACAAATATTTGGGAAGACGCCAGGCAAGGAGGACGACTAGAGGCGTTTGAGTAAGTACACAAGCAGACTTGTCGCATATAGTTttcgtttgtttgttttaccagATGAATTGGGCATCCTGAATTAGAGCAATTAGTTTCCAgccacaggaaaaaaaattagATCAGCTTTCATATAATTGTATCCTGTGACTCTTTGCTAGTATCTAGTATCCAAGAAGGGAAACTTTACTGCAAACCATTCTGCaaacaataataaagaaaaCGGAATATCAATgatgcctgtctgttgatgtccCCAAACATCACTTTCAGTATTCTTTCACATGTTGTTGACTTTTATCACAGTTTTGACACAGATCCTCTGAAGCGACACACTTTCTGGACAATAGTAGTCGGTGGCAGTATGATGTGGGTATCTATCTACTCAATCAACCAGTCTCAGGTGCAGCGCTACATCTCCTGCAAAACCTTGGGACATGCCAAGATGTGAGCGTTCTGGCACTGCGGTGCAAACAGTATTTTATTGGCAGGGAGCGAAGGATCATGCACTGACAACTTGTCTTTCATCTCTCAGGTCTTTGTATGTGAACATGGTGGGCTTGTGGGTAACTGTGAGTCTGGCTGTGTTTTCCGGACTTACCATGTACTCCATTTACAAGAACTGTGACCCACTTACCAACGGTGATATAAGCACCCctgaccaggtaaagcagctgTAGTTGTCTTTTTAGTCATCATCATATAGACGTCATGTTGTTTGTTATGTAACAAAGCAATATGgtaaacagttaaaatatgtCTGTAAACCAGCTGCTACCCTACCTTGTGATGGATATTCTGGCAGTCTACCCTGGAATTCCTGGTTTGTTTGTGGCTGCTGCATACAGTGGTACCCTGAGGTGAGGCCTCAGACAAACAAGGGAAATATTATTCTTTGCTCTAGAAGATAAGATACAAAGATAAGAAAGAATTAGCTGGCAATACCTGGGTGATTTTGTTTAGGTCCACCTCATTGTAGCACTGACGACTGAACACTGATTATTGTTGCGTTTACATTTCtagtcattttatttatacacaaTGCAAACTACAATCTGCATGCTACCTCAGACTACTCTTAACTGTTATATAATCTGCAtcagtcattttgttttgttcagtgaCTAATAGCTTACCATTGTATATTTTTCAGCACAGTGTCTTCCAGCATTAATGCCCTAGTTGCTGTCACTATGGAAGACTTTATTCATCCACTGTGCAAAAACCTCACAGAGAAACAGGTGACCTGGTTGAACATGGGCCTGAGTAAGTTGTGTAAAAATTACTTTCACAGTAGCCAAAGAATTAGCAGGCATTAGAAAAGCATAAGGTAAAGAGGGACAAACTACTACTAAGGAAAAACCTTTCTGAAGAATGCATTTCCATATCTTATTCATTCACACATATTTAGTATGACTTTATGGTACATTCTGATCATCAATACACACATCAACCTAGACTCCTATAACCCCCAGCCTCCTTGAAGCTTAAAAGACACCAGAAGTCAACAAGATAACATTATCTTATCTTATAGCTTATCTTATTATTCTTAGCAGGTGATTAAAAGTGTTCCCAGTTACTCTGTCAAGTTACAACATGATCAAAATGTGTAAAACTTAAATGGAACACCGAGATAAACCTGCCCAGGCAGAAACATGTTTGTTCTATTATCTTTTTTGGCAGGTTAAGATTGTGGGTGTGGCTCCACTATCTCATTTTATGTGAGAGGAATTCTGCAGCAAAGACAGCTCATCACTGTATTATTTCAATATAGGGTCAAAACGTTCCTGTTACTTACAGTGCAGTTATATGTGTTAATAAGAACAGGATTGGGGTCactaagttaaatttaagacttttataATACTACatagaaaacaatttaatacTGGTTTCACAATCAATTTTTAAAGTATAGGCACAATATGGCCAAGAATGATTATTATATCACATTTTTTCCCCAGTACTTTCCATTACTAATGACATGAATAACTACTGTAGCTAGCAGTAGTGACAGTGTTTGCTAGATTTGATTGAAACGTCATAAAAAGAACTGAGCAGGCTCCTGCACTCAATCCACTGTCGAAATAATACCACTTTTGGTTTATAGACATGTACTCCCGACAGCCTTTGACAGCCTGcagtcagataaaaaaaaaataaaacattttaaaacaataaaacattttataactaACACTACTGCCTGTGGCGGGCAAGTGAAAATATATAGGACTTTTGTAAATTAAAGACTAAGGAATTTTTTGAAGAAAAGACCTTTTAAGACCTGCAGATTCCCTGTAAAAACCAAGATGCAAAAACAAAGTCAATAAAATTCAGATTTCAATTATATCTATCACAAACTTCTGATGAGCaaatgtgaacaaaaaaaaaagatatgcaCTTGGAAACTTGTGATTACATCATTTCTCTTATTTCAATCATGCTGACTTTAAATTCTCCCAGGTGTATTCTTCGGTGCCCTGTGTATTGGGATGGCTGGAGTTGCTTCAGTGATGGGAAGCGTTCTGCAGGTAAACCTCTCTTAACACAATGCACCAACACCACTGCGGCCATTTATTGCTCTACAGCACCACCAAGAGCTAAATATTAGGAACTACAAGCATGCTGGTCATTTTCTATTTTCAGGCAGCTCTGTCCATATTTGGCATGATCAGCGGGCCTCTTCTTGGACTTTACCTTTTAGGCATGCTATTCCGCACATCAAATTCAATAGTGAGTATTTACTTTTACTGGAACATTCACTAGCACAACTGCACCCCCTCACAACACAAAGCAAGCtaataaaacaatgacacatCCAGGAAGTATTTGACTGCAGTCATTATCTACTTTGCAGGGAGGACTTGTGGGAATGATTATTGGTCTAGTGTTGACTCTCTGGGTGGGGATTGGAGGCCAGATTTACCCACCAACAGATGAAAAGACAAAACCTCTTGGAGTCAGCACTGTAGGCTGCAATGTCACAATGGACCAAAACTACACAACGACAGCTCCGTGGACAAGTCCAGTGACTCTAACCCCGCAGCCTGAGTGAGTCatgtcacataaaacaaagGTCCATCAAGCACACGATAGGCTTGGACCAAATAGGAATTTACTGCGGTCATTTAAATGCAGCAAATGAATACAAAGTACAAGAACTTGGAACGATCCAAGTTTCCGGTACAATGCTAAGTCACGGTGTACAAACATGATGATGCAACCCACTGATTTTTTGGGACTACGTTTCAGAAACATAATTTTGTATAGGCCTTAGATGCTTTTCAAATAGATTCTGGAATACAACTGATATGCACAGTGATTAAGTGAAGGACCTCCATGGAAAGAAGATCCAAAGATACTGGTCTAGATACCTATAAAACACACTGTATGGTGGAACTACAATAATGAgttgatttaaatttaaatgttagGATTTGAtgcctttctctgttttatataattgtaaactgaaaatctttgggttttgggctgttggttggacaaaacaagacatttgaagacttGACCAACTGATTAACTGAGAAAACAATTGGGAGATTACCGTTAGTTGTAGAGCTTCTTCGTTCAGTATGTCATCAGAAAGATGGGGGAATCATGTTGGTGTTGAATAACAGGAGGATAATAGTGATATcctttgtgtgtcagtgtcaggCCATATCTGGCAGACTCCTGGTACTCTTTGTCCTACCTCTACTTCTCTCTCTTGGGTACACTGACCACAATTGTGTCTGGGCTGCTGGTGAGCATGATCACAGGTGAGACATAATTTTTTAACCTCTACTCCTCTGCAGAGACAAATCAATGCTTGTAgtctaaatgttttattctaaaGCTACCATAAACGGCTATGGGAATgtgtttctatttattttaaggTGGATGCAAGCAAGAAAAATTAGACTCTaatctgtttgtgaggaagagTGACCTGATCTGCTTCAGCAGCTGTATTAAGTCAAAGGTAAGAGACTGAGTCTTTTATTAGATTATGGGTAACAAAAAGAAGATACAGTATATGACACCAAAATACACAAGATATTAGTGTTTGCTTAATGTTCTCAACCCACTACAGGTATCAGACGTCACAAAAAAGGCTGCAACAGACTTTCCTATGGAAGCTGACGACTCAGTGTTCACAGACTTTGACGTGATGAGTAAAGATGTTGAAAAAGCCACTAAACTGTAATCCTTATATATCAACATGTAGTTCCTTTGTGGatacattttaatgccatttCATTTTATAAACACATAAATGATAAGCCACAACTGTTTTGCTTCTACATCCACCGTAGTTGTGTAGCTGTGGTACATTTGATTTGCAAAACCAATTGTAACTCTATCATCAGTATGTGCCTATTTATGTTgatataaattatgttttaaatgtgttactaaagttgaaaatatttagattttacatGTAGGAGAACAACTTCTTATAAAGCTTGGCAAAAATGAAACTGTAGAATGATATACttgaaattatataattataaaagcttgcttatttatattgtattttccaatagaaaaaacaagaaatatgcaaaaaaagacatttcagttTCAGAGCAATAGGGAAAAggacattaaaaataatgcaaGGTCACCACATCTTTTGCCACACAACTGATTGAGCGTCTACCATTTCCTGTTAAGCAGATGTGGCAACACAGTTTTCCTTTTATTGCCCTTTGTTCTCCCTGATAGCAGCTACCAGCTCTATATTTACTACCTGAAAATTGTCTGtgctgacacagacagacacactggAATACTGTTTATTTTACACTATGTATGATATGATTACATCTTTTGATGGAAGTTGTTTTGGGGTATTTGTTTATTACCTGGTTATTTTTTATATGGAATTGCACTCTTTATGAACTACCTGTAAGAATTAGTCACGAATTCTACTtgttaataaacatttcaaacgtgttgactgaaaacacagaaagactTCCTCTAAGTGAAgctcccctgaataaataaaggtaaaaaggaaaaaaatttcatatatatgagaggagagagagagagagagagagagagagagagagagagagagagagagagagagagagagagagagagagagagagagagagagagagagagagatttagtCTAGGTATTAACTGTCTTGTCTCCCTGGCAACATACAATAGAGGAAGTTTAGAAAGCACTGACCTGCCCACTTTTACCTGCTACTATGTCAGCATATCAACCCTTGAGCCGTTACAGGTTTGTAGGAAGTAGAGTGAGACGCGACATGGAGGCAGACTTGCTGCTGGGGAACTGAACTAAGTTGCTGTTTTCACTACTAACAAAACAAGGTGAGCCTGAGTTTTAAGTCTACAGCAATACGTTCAGCAAAGGTAACTTCTTTATCAGTGTTTGGACTTAGTCAAGCTTTTACATGGGAGGGAGATTAATAAAGTTTCCATCGACGTAACAACAAAAGATCAGAGTTGGTAGCCAATCATGTATTTTCTTTGTGCGTGTACAGTCGTGTTTAGTATGTATGAAGTCATTTCCTGCAGCAGATCTACTGATGTGATCTCTAAAAATGCACTGCATATGACCTACTTACAAAAAGGTCATACGCCATGTTTAAGGTattgttttcactgtgtttgATAGTCAAGGGCTCAGACTTTAGGTTTAAACTGAATATAACTAGGATATGGGAAACCGATTTCACAGTGTAATTCAGCCCATGTTTTGTTTCCCAGTACAGTACTTCATGGTCATGGATACAATCTTTGCTACCCTGGCTTGTTACCTCATGGCCCTGTCTATTGCTGTGGCACAAACAGAAAATAGGAATTTGACTACCACACCTACAATAACAAACCCTGACTTCAACCTGACACACACGACTACAGTGGTAACCCCATCTAACTCAACTGCACATGTAACTGTTATCTCAAACCTGACTGAGAGCACCACGGCATTTACCAGCACGACACGGCAGAATGAAACATTCAGCGAAACTACAGCAACTACAACTGAGAGCACAAGTCATTTCCAGACTTCTCAGTCAACAACCATCATGACTTCTCTAACAAATAGTACATCAGTGATGACTACAACTGGCACTCCCACTTCAACATTTACTGCACGTACAACGCCAGCAAAGCAGACCACAGAAGGCTACATAAGTACACCTGTTACTACAGTAATTACTTCAAATTCATCTCACACTGTCAACACAACTGCAGATATAATGGACAGAACCACACAAGGTAAGCATCAGGCTTCttgttttataaatgatttAACTGCTTATTGTATGTTGAAACTTAACTCAAGTGAATGGctttaatttcttctttttcctgtGTTACTAGGTTTGGGACTAAACATTTCAGAAAGGAATATGACTATTCTCTTCAGCGTTGTACTTGGAGTGTTTGCTACGACATTGGTTGTGTTCATGTACcacagatgcaaacacaaaatccaATACTTCCATCAGCCTCTTGACAACACTGAGGACACAGGTAAGGAGTTCCCCTTCATCATACAATCAGTACAaactattttgtttattatcagCAGTTAAAACTGCCTTTTTAATTTTCAACAGATGCATTTGTGGCAGACGATGACACACTTGTAATTTCTGGAGGACTTTATGATGGTCACCCAATATACGACAATGTACCAACAGTCCCAGCAGACCAATCTCAATTCCGTCTTGAGTTCCTTCATTAAGGAGAGAGAGGTCCTTTGCTGCTCGATAGGCATGGACAAAACCAATTTTCTTCATCTCCCAATTAGTGCAATTTCAAGATGGAAATTTCACCCCTGTGAAATTATAAATCTTCATGAGAGGCTAatgggaggaagagaaaatgaTGATGGGCAGAACATTTAAACAAGGACAATGCTGATTGATTTGAACATCACTTTTACTTATATCACTGCCAATACTAagatacataaatatattacGGTAAATATATTTAGATAGTAATACATAACAACTACACCTTTTCCCACATCAATGTTATACACATATGCAGAATGAATGAGATTTCATGTGAATACCAGTAAGGATAAATAATTCCATAAAACAGCACTAcaacaaacagatttttttcttctcagtaCTTAAAGCATAGAGGGTGATTCAACACTCTTAAAAGTCACTTAAAAGTTACCTCAGAACCCCAACCAAAAACTTGCTAAACAAGCTGGAGTATGAATACTTAAATATTTCTACTGTTTTACTATTTCTACTTTTTAGCTGATCCATAACAAAACCATATAAGCatgttaaaaaatacatttgcctTTTTGATCCCTAACAGTACTATATGCATGTTATGAAAGTTGGAATATGAACACCAAAATCTGTCTAATGCTGTTTTTATCACTCTTTATCTGACCTTTACCGGCACTATTTATCCAAATATCTTCTCATtggtcttcttcttttttttgtccccaCCAGTAACAGCAGTCCAACCAGCATCTCTCATCCTTTTCATTGCAGCTAGCTTCAAGGAGTTCCCTGGTGATTTATGAGTGACAGGGCTCTGGATCTGAAATCATttgtaactttattttttataatattaaataaaaattaccagggactttttcttctttgtccac
Above is a genomic segment from Micropterus dolomieu isolate WLL.071019.BEF.003 ecotype Adirondacks linkage group LG18, ASM2129224v1, whole genome shotgun sequence containing:
- the slc5a8l gene encoding sodium-coupled monocarboxylate transporter 1, yielding MAGTGGPVATFSVWDYVVFAGTILGAAGIGLFQAIRGRKETSSAEFLLGGRQMTAVPVAMSLTASFMSGITVIGTPTEAYRFGAAFWLFGFSYAIMSVITAEIFVPLFYRLGITSAYEYLEMRFSRPIRVIGTSMYIVQTALYTGLVIYAPALALNQITGLDLWGVLVATGVVCIIYCTLGGLKAVIWTDVIQMGIMLAGFVAVITRGAVLQGGLTNIWEDARQGGRLEAFDFDTDPLKRHTFWTIVVGGSMMWVSIYSINQSQVQRYISCKTLGHAKMSLYVNMVGLWVTVSLAVFSGLTMYSIYKNCDPLTNGDISTPDQLLPYLVMDILAVYPGIPGLFVAAAYSGTLSTVSSSINALVAVTMEDFIHPLCKNLTEKQVTWLNMGLSVFFGALCIGMAGVASVMGSVLQAALSIFGMISGPLLGLYLLGMLFRTSNSIGGLVGMIIGLVLTLWVGIGGQIYPPTDEKTKPLGVSTVGCNVTMDQNYTTTAPWTSPVTLTPQPDVRPYLADSWYSLSYLYFSLLGTLTTIVSGLLVSMITGGCKQEKLDSNLFVRKSDLICFSSCIKSKVSDVTKKAATDFPMEADDSVFTDFDVMSKDVEKATKL
- the si:ch211-105j21.9 gene encoding sialomucin core protein 24-like isoform X2; the protein is MVMDTIFATLACYLMALSIAVAQTENRNLTTTPTITNPDFNLTHTTTVVTPSNSTAHVTVISNLTESTTAFTSTTRQNETFSETTATTTESTSHFQTSQSTTIMTSLTNSTSVMTTTGTPTSTFTARTTPAKQTTEGYISTPVTTVITSNSSHTVNTTADIMDRTTQGLGLNISERNMTILFSVVLGVFATTLVVFMYHRCKHKIQYFHQPLDNTEDTDAFVADDDTLVISGGLYDGHPIYDNVPTVPADQSQFRLEFLH
- the si:ch211-105j21.9 gene encoding sialomucin core protein 24-like isoform X3, giving the protein MGNRFHSVIQPMFCFPVQYFMVMDTIFATLACYLMALSIAVAQTENRNLTTTPTITNPDFNLTHTTTVVTPSNSTAHVTVISNLTESTTAFTSTTRQNETFSETTATTTESTSHFQTSQSTTIMTSLTNSTSVMTTTGTPTSTFTARTTPAKQTTEGYISTPVTTVITSNSSHTVNTTADIMDRTTQDANTKSNTSISLLTTLRTQMHLWQTMTHL
- the si:ch211-105j21.9 gene encoding sialomucin core protein 24-like isoform X1 gives rise to the protein MGNRFHSVIQPMFCFPVQYFMVMDTIFATLACYLMALSIAVAQTENRNLTTTPTITNPDFNLTHTTTVVTPSNSTAHVTVISNLTESTTAFTSTTRQNETFSETTATTTESTSHFQTSQSTTIMTSLTNSTSVMTTTGTPTSTFTARTTPAKQTTEGYISTPVTTVITSNSSHTVNTTADIMDRTTQGLGLNISERNMTILFSVVLGVFATTLVVFMYHRCKHKIQYFHQPLDNTEDTDAFVADDDTLVISGGLYDGHPIYDNVPTVPADQSQFRLEFLH